The genomic DNA TTCTTGCGCTTAAACTTGAACACCAGGGTCTTCTTGTCGCGGTCATGCTCGGTGATGGTGCCGCGGACCACGGCGCCTTCAGCAGCCGCGCCGGCTTTCACGCTATCACCGTCGATAACGGCCAGAACGCGATTGAACTCCACCTGCGCTCCGATTTCACCCGCAAGCGTCTCCACCTGCACCGCCTCGCCGGGCGTTACCCGGTATTGCTT from Acidobacteriota bacterium includes the following:
- the rplU gene encoding 50S ribosomal protein L21 produces the protein MYAVIETGGKQYRVTPGEAVQVETLAGEIGAQVEFNRVLAVIDGDSVKAGAAAEGAVVRGTITEHDRDKKTLVFKFKRKKQYKRTIGHRQNFTRVQIHEIA